In the Streptomyces sp. NBC_00525 genome, one interval contains:
- a CDS encoding Ppx/GppA phosphatase family protein: MRLGVLDVGSNTVHLLVVDAHPGARPLPAHSHKEELRLAELLDGDGAIGPLGVNRLVRTIAGALDAAEDKGCEDVLAFATSAVRDATNADEVIQRVRDETGVRLTVVSGTEEARLTFLAARRWYGWSAGRLLVLDIGGGSLEIAYGLDEEPAAAVSLPLGAGRLTAGWLPGDPPDPAQVKALRRHVRARIARSVAEFTRLGRPDHVVATSKTFKQLARIAGGARSGDGQDVPRTLGRKALEEWVPKLAVMTAEERGTLPGVSEGRAAQLLAGALVAEGAMDLLDVEELEICPWALREGVILRRLDHLPPQSGEGAGELPPQGAGGPSPEGVGASG, translated from the coding sequence ATGAGACTCGGAGTCCTCGACGTGGGGTCGAACACGGTCCACCTGCTGGTGGTCGACGCGCACCCCGGCGCCCGCCCGCTGCCCGCCCACTCGCACAAGGAGGAGCTGCGCCTGGCCGAACTCCTCGACGGGGACGGCGCGATAGGCCCGCTCGGCGTGAACCGGCTGGTCAGGACGATCGCCGGCGCGCTCGACGCCGCCGAGGACAAGGGCTGCGAGGACGTCCTCGCCTTCGCCACCTCCGCCGTCCGCGACGCGACCAACGCCGACGAGGTCATCCAGCGGGTGCGGGACGAGACGGGCGTCCGCCTCACCGTCGTCAGCGGTACGGAGGAGGCCCGGCTCACCTTCCTCGCCGCCCGCCGCTGGTACGGCTGGTCGGCGGGCAGGCTGCTGGTCCTGGACATCGGCGGCGGCTCGCTGGAGATCGCGTACGGCCTGGACGAGGAACCGGCCGCCGCCGTCTCGCTGCCCCTGGGGGCCGGGCGCCTCACCGCGGGCTGGCTGCCCGGCGACCCGCCCGACCCGGCGCAGGTCAAGGCGCTGCGCCGGCACGTACGGGCGCGCATCGCCCGCAGCGTCGCCGAGTTCACCCGGCTCGGCCGCCCGGACCACGTCGTGGCCACCTCCAAGACGTTCAAGCAGCTCGCCAGGATCGCGGGCGGGGCCCGTTCCGGCGACGGCCAGGACGTGCCGCGCACCCTCGGCCGCAAGGCGCTGGAGGAGTGGGTGCCCAAGCTGGCCGTGATGACCGCCGAGGAGCGCGGCACGCTGCCCGGCGTCTCCGAGGGCCGCGCCGCCCAGCTCCTGGCCGGGGCGCTGGTCGCCGAGGGCGCGATGGACCTGCTCGACGTGGAGGAGCTGGAGATCTGCCCGTGGGCGCTGCGCGAGGGAGTGATCCTGCGCCGCCTGGACCACCTGCCGCCGCAGTCCGGGGAGGGCGCCGGGGAGCTGCCTCCGCAGGGCGCCGGTGGCCCGTCTCCGGAGGGCGTCGGCGCGTCCGGCTGA
- a CDS encoding sugar phosphate isomerase/epimerase family protein: MAEPAVRVPDAKVALSTASVYPESTATAFEIAARLGYDGVEVMVWTDPVSQDIEALRRLSDYHQVPILAVHAPCLLITQRVWSTDPWVKLQRARAAAEKLGATTVVVHPPFRWQRNYARDFVTGIWRMADETDVRFAVENMYPWRYRDREMLAYAPDWDVTNDDYRHFTVDLSHTATARTDGLAMVDRMGDRLAHVHLADGKGSNKDEHLVPGRGDQPCAELLGRLAGSGFGGHVVIEVNTRRAMSTAEREADLAEALAFTRLHLAAASPSERAPRS; the protein is encoded by the coding sequence GTGGCAGAACCAGCGGTGCGCGTCCCGGATGCGAAGGTCGCCCTGTCGACGGCCTCGGTCTATCCGGAGTCGACGGCTACGGCCTTCGAGATCGCCGCGCGCCTCGGTTACGACGGTGTCGAGGTCATGGTGTGGACCGACCCGGTCAGCCAGGACATCGAGGCGCTGCGCCGGCTCTCCGACTACCACCAGGTGCCGATACTCGCGGTGCACGCGCCCTGTCTGCTGATCACCCAGCGGGTCTGGTCCACCGATCCCTGGGTCAAGCTCCAGCGGGCCCGCGCCGCCGCCGAGAAGCTCGGCGCCACCACGGTCGTCGTGCACCCGCCGTTCCGGTGGCAGCGCAACTACGCCCGCGACTTCGTCACCGGGATCTGGCGGATGGCGGACGAGACGGACGTCCGGTTCGCCGTCGAGAACATGTACCCGTGGCGCTACCGGGACCGCGAGATGCTCGCGTACGCCCCCGACTGGGACGTCACCAACGACGACTACCGGCACTTCACGGTGGACCTGTCGCACACCGCGACCGCCCGCACGGACGGGCTGGCGATGGTCGACCGGATGGGGGACCGGCTGGCCCACGTCCACCTCGCGGACGGCAAGGGCTCCAACAAGGACGAGCACCTGGTGCCCGGCCGCGGCGACCAGCCCTGCGCCGAACTGCTGGGGCGGCTGGCCGGTTCCGGCTTCGGCGGACACGTCGTCATCGAGGTCAACACCCGCCGGGCCATGTCCACCGCCGAACGGGAGGCCGACCTCGCCGAGGCGCTGGCCTTCACCCGGCTCCACCTCGCCGCCGCCTCGCCCTCCGAGCGCGCCCCCCGCTCATGA
- a CDS encoding TetR/AcrR family transcriptional regulator — MTPDAPGPKRRGRPARAAADTGPDARSRILEAARAQFAERGYDKTSVRGIARAADVDPALVHHYFGTKDEVFAAAIELSFEPALLVPAVLEGGSADVGERLARAFIGIWENPATRAPLLAVLRSALTHEAAAAVLRGFVLRRLLDRVAAGLDIPDATFRAELAASHMVGIAILRYVLKAEPLASTDPEEIITMVAPTLQRYLTA; from the coding sequence ATGACCCCCGACGCACCGGGCCCCAAACGCCGGGGCCGCCCCGCCCGTGCCGCGGCCGACACCGGCCCCGACGCGCGCAGCCGCATCCTGGAGGCCGCCCGCGCCCAGTTCGCCGAGCGCGGGTACGACAAGACCTCGGTCCGGGGCATCGCACGGGCGGCCGACGTCGACCCGGCGCTGGTCCACCACTACTTCGGTACGAAGGACGAGGTCTTCGCCGCCGCGATCGAGCTGTCCTTCGAGCCCGCCCTGCTGGTCCCGGCGGTCCTGGAGGGCGGCTCCGCCGACGTGGGCGAGCGCCTGGCCCGCGCCTTCATCGGCATCTGGGAGAACCCGGCCACCCGCGCGCCCCTGCTCGCCGTGCTCCGCTCCGCCCTCACCCACGAGGCGGCCGCCGCCGTCCTGCGGGGCTTCGTGCTCCGCCGCCTCCTGGACCGGGTCGCGGCGGGCCTGGACATCCCGGACGCGACGTTCCGCGCGGAACTGGCGGCCTCGCACATGGTGGGGATCGCGATACTGAGATACGTACTGAAGGCCGAACCCCTGGCCTCGACGGACCCCGAAGAGATCATCACGATGGTGGCGCCCACCCTTCAGCGCTACCTGACGGCATAA
- the ilvD gene encoding dihydroxy-acid dehydratase codes for MPTLRSRTVTHGRNMAGARALMRASGVASEDIGKPIIAVANSFTEFVPGHTHLAPVGRIVSEAIKAAGAVPREFNTIAVDDGIAMGHGGMLYSLPSRDLIADSVEYMVEAHCADALICISNCDKITPGMLMAAMRLNIPTVFVSGGPMEAGKATLVDGTVRKLDLINAISDAVDENVSDEDILRIEENACPTCGSCSGMFTANSMNCLTEALGLSLPGNGSVLATHTARRALYEEAGRTVVEITRRHYEQDDETVLPRSIGTRAAFENAMALDIAMGGSTNTILHLLAAAQEAELDYDLADIDAVSRRVPCLSKVAPNVAPGGTYYMEDVHRAGGIPAILGELHRGGLLNEDVHAVHSDTLSEWLKTWDVRGGSPSPEAVELWHAAPGCVRSATAFSQSERWDTLDLDAAGGCIRDVAHAYSKDGGLAVLKGNIAVDGCVVKTAGVDESIWTFEGPAVVCESQEEAVDKILRKEIKEGDVVVIRYEGPRGGPGMQEMLYPTSFLKGRGLGKSCALITDGRFSGGTSGLSIGHASPEAASGGTIALVEDGDRIRIDIPNRSIDLLVPEDELATRREALNGVYAPKNRERKVSAALRAYAAMATSADRGAVRDVSKLG; via the coding sequence ATGCCCACGCTGAGGTCCCGCACAGTCACCCACGGCCGCAACATGGCGGGCGCCCGCGCCCTCATGCGGGCCTCCGGCGTAGCGAGCGAGGACATCGGCAAGCCGATCATCGCCGTCGCCAACTCCTTCACCGAGTTCGTCCCCGGTCACACCCACCTCGCCCCGGTCGGCCGCATCGTCTCCGAGGCGATCAAGGCCGCCGGTGCCGTGCCCCGTGAGTTCAACACCATCGCGGTGGACGACGGCATCGCCATGGGCCACGGCGGCATGCTCTACAGCCTGCCCTCCCGCGACCTCATCGCGGACAGCGTCGAGTACATGGTCGAGGCCCACTGCGCCGACGCCCTCATCTGCATCTCGAACTGCGACAAGATCACCCCCGGCATGCTGATGGCCGCGATGCGCCTCAACATTCCGACGGTCTTCGTCTCCGGCGGTCCGATGGAGGCCGGCAAGGCCACCCTCGTCGACGGCACGGTCCGCAAGCTCGACCTGATCAACGCCATCAGCGACGCCGTGGACGAGAACGTCTCGGACGAGGACATCCTCCGTATCGAGGAGAACGCCTGCCCCACCTGCGGCAGCTGTTCCGGCATGTTCACCGCCAACTCGATGAACTGCCTGACCGAGGCCCTGGGCCTCTCCCTGCCCGGCAACGGCTCCGTCCTCGCCACGCACACCGCCCGCAGGGCGCTGTACGAGGAGGCCGGCCGCACGGTCGTGGAGATCACCCGCCGCCACTACGAGCAGGACGACGAGACGGTCCTGCCCCGCTCGATCGGCACCCGCGCCGCGTTCGAGAACGCGATGGCGCTGGACATCGCCATGGGCGGCTCCACCAACACGATCCTGCACCTGCTGGCCGCCGCCCAGGAGGCGGAGCTGGACTACGACCTGGCGGACATCGACGCGGTCTCGCGCCGCGTCCCGTGCCTGTCGAAGGTCGCCCCCAACGTGGCGCCCGGCGGCACGTACTACATGGAGGACGTCCACCGGGCCGGCGGCATCCCCGCCATCCTCGGCGAGCTGCACCGGGGCGGCCTGCTCAACGAGGACGTGCACGCGGTGCACTCCGACACGCTCTCCGAGTGGCTCAAGACCTGGGACGTGCGCGGCGGCTCCCCGTCGCCCGAGGCCGTCGAGCTGTGGCACGCCGCCCCCGGCTGCGTCCGCTCCGCGACCGCCTTCTCGCAGTCGGAGCGCTGGGACACCCTCGACCTGGACGCGGCCGGCGGCTGCATCCGCGACGTGGCGCACGCGTACTCCAAGGACGGCGGCCTCGCCGTCCTCAAGGGGAACATCGCGGTGGACGGCTGCGTCGTGAAGACGGCCGGCGTGGACGAGTCGATCTGGACCTTCGAGGGCCCGGCCGTCGTCTGCGAGTCCCAGGAGGAGGCCGTCGACAAGATCCTCCGCAAGGAGATCAAGGAGGGCGACGTCGTCGTCATCCGCTACGAGGGTCCGCGCGGCGGCCCCGGCATGCAGGAGATGCTCTACCCGACCTCGTTCCTCAAGGGCCGCGGCCTCGGCAAGAGCTGCGCCCTGATCACGGACGGCCGCTTCTCCGGCGGTACGTCGGGCCTCTCCATCGGCCACGCCTCGCCCGAGGCGGCCTCCGGCGGCACGATCGCGCTCGTCGAGGACGGCGACCGCATCCGCATCGACATCCCGAACCGCTCGATCGACCTCCTGGTCCCCGAGGACGAGCTGGCCACCCGCCGCGAGGCGCTGAACGGCGTGTACGCGCCGAAGAACCGCGAGCGCAAGGTCTCGGCCGCGCTGCGCGCGTACGCGGCCATGGCCACCAGCGCCGACCGCGGCGCCGTCCGCGACGTCTCGAAGCTGGGCTGA
- a CDS encoding ABC transporter ATP-binding protein, with amino-acid sequence MMNSSGSAVEARGLTVVRGSRTVLQGLDFTVEPGRITGLLGPSGCGKSTLMRAVVGTQAKVTGTLTVLGSPAGHPSLRPRVGYVTQAPSVYTDLTVRQNLDYFAAILRPGRAHRDERRAAVTRALTEVDLTSHEDALAGNLSGGQRTRVSLAVALLGTPDLLVLDEPTVGLDPVLRRDLWQLFHTLAAERGTTLLISSHVMDEAERCHRLLLMREGRILADDTPEALRTTAGTDTVEAAFLHLVDAAAHRKENDR; translated from the coding sequence ATGATGAATTCTTCGGGCAGCGCCGTCGAGGCCCGTGGCCTCACCGTCGTACGCGGCAGCCGCACCGTCCTCCAGGGCCTCGACTTCACGGTCGAACCCGGCAGGATCACCGGCCTCCTCGGCCCCTCCGGCTGCGGCAAATCCACCCTCATGCGCGCCGTCGTCGGCACCCAGGCCAAGGTGACCGGCACGCTCACGGTGCTCGGCAGCCCCGCCGGACACCCCTCCCTGCGCCCCCGCGTCGGGTACGTCACCCAGGCGCCCTCCGTCTACACCGACCTCACCGTCCGGCAGAACCTCGACTACTTCGCCGCGATCCTCCGGCCCGGCCGCGCCCACCGCGACGAGCGCCGCGCCGCCGTCACCCGCGCGCTCACCGAAGTGGACCTGACCAGCCACGAGGACGCCCTCGCCGGCAACCTCTCCGGCGGCCAGCGCACCCGGGTCTCCCTCGCCGTCGCCCTCCTCGGCACCCCGGACCTGCTCGTCCTCGACGAACCGACCGTCGGCCTGGACCCGGTCCTGCGCCGCGACCTGTGGCAGCTGTTCCACACCCTCGCCGCCGAACGCGGCACCACCCTGCTCATCTCCTCGCACGTCATGGACGAGGCCGAACGCTGCCACCGGCTGCTCCTGATGCGCGAGGGCCGCATCCTCGCCGACGACACCCCCGAAGCCCTGCGCACCACCGCCGGCACCGACACCGTCGAGGCGGCCTTCCTCCACCTGGTCGACGCGGCCGCCCACCGCAAGGAGAACGACCGATGA
- a CDS encoding ABC transporter permease: MTTTHTALAAPAGSAPPLSPARTLATAARVLRQLAHDPRTVALLLLVPAVLITLLRYVFDGSPHTFDSIGASLLGIFPLITMFLVTSIATLRERTSGTLERLLAMPLGKGDLIAGYALAFGAVAVLQSLLATGLSVWALGLDVMGSPWLLLLVALLDALLGTALGLFVSAFAASEFQAVQFMPAVIFPQLLLCGLFVPRDRMAPFLEAISDVLPMSYAVDGMNEVLRHADVTGAFVRDVLIVAGCALLVLGLGTATLRRRTV, from the coding sequence ATGACCACCACCCACACCGCCCTCGCAGCTCCTGCGGGGAGCGCGCCGCCGCTGAGCCCCGCCCGCACCCTGGCCACCGCCGCCCGCGTCCTGCGCCAGCTCGCCCACGACCCCCGCACGGTCGCGCTGCTCCTGCTGGTCCCGGCCGTCCTGATCACCCTGCTGCGGTACGTCTTCGACGGCTCCCCGCACACCTTCGACTCCATCGGGGCCTCGCTGCTCGGCATCTTCCCGCTGATCACGATGTTCCTGGTGACCTCGATCGCCACCCTGCGCGAGCGCACCTCCGGCACCCTGGAGCGCCTGCTCGCCATGCCGCTGGGCAAGGGCGACCTGATCGCCGGTTACGCGCTCGCCTTCGGCGCCGTCGCCGTACTCCAGTCGCTCCTGGCCACCGGCCTGTCGGTGTGGGCCCTCGGCCTGGACGTCATGGGCTCGCCCTGGCTGCTGCTCCTGGTCGCCCTGCTGGACGCGCTGCTCGGCACGGCACTCGGGCTGTTCGTCTCGGCGTTCGCGGCCTCCGAGTTCCAGGCCGTGCAGTTCATGCCCGCGGTGATCTTCCCGCAGCTCCTGCTCTGCGGCCTCTTCGTGCCGCGCGACCGCATGGCCCCGTTCCTGGAGGCCATCTCGGACGTGCTGCCCATGTCGTACGCCGTGGACGGCATGAACGAGGTCCTCCGGCACGCCGACGTGACCGGCGCCTTCGTCCGCGACGTCCTGATCGTCGCGGGCTGCGCGCTGCTGGTCCTGGGCCTCGGCACCGCCACGCTCCGCCGCCGCACCGTGTGA
- the proC gene encoding pyrroline-5-carboxylate reductase, with amino-acid sequence MTQTVAVLGTGKIGEALLSGVIRSGRRPADLLVTTRRSDRAAELRDRYGVDAVTNAEAAKRADILILAVKPQDMGRLLDELAPHLTADRLVISAAAGITTAFIEERLGAGTPVVRVMPNTPVLVDEGMSVISGGSHATSEHLAATEAIFKGVGKTLRVPESQQDAATALSGSGPAYFYFLVEAMTDAGILLGLPRAQAHDLIVQAAIGAAVMLRDSGEHPVKLREAVTSPAGTTISAIRELENHGVRAALIAALEAARDRSRELASGNG; translated from the coding sequence ATGACCCAGACAGTTGCAGTCCTCGGTACCGGCAAGATCGGTGAGGCCCTGCTCAGCGGGGTGATCCGGAGCGGCCGGCGCCCGGCGGACCTGCTGGTCACCACCCGCCGCTCGGACCGGGCCGCCGAACTGCGCGACCGCTACGGCGTGGACGCCGTCACCAACGCGGAGGCGGCGAAGCGGGCCGACATCCTCATCCTCGCGGTCAAGCCCCAGGACATGGGCCGCCTCCTGGACGAGCTGGCCCCGCACCTCACCGCCGACCGCCTGGTGATCAGCGCGGCGGCCGGCATCACGACCGCGTTCATCGAGGAGCGCCTCGGCGCCGGCACCCCGGTCGTACGCGTCATGCCGAACACGCCGGTCCTGGTGGACGAGGGCATGTCCGTCATCTCGGGCGGCAGCCATGCCACGAGCGAGCACCTCGCCGCGACGGAGGCCATCTTCAAGGGCGTCGGCAAGACCCTGCGCGTTCCGGAGTCCCAGCAGGACGCGGCCACCGCCCTGTCCGGTTCGGGCCCGGCGTACTTCTACTTCCTGGTGGAGGCGATGACGGACGCGGGCATCCTGCTGGGGCTGCCGCGCGCCCAGGCCCACGACCTGATCGTGCAGGCGGCGATCGGCGCCGCCGTGATGCTCCGGGACAGCGGCGAGCACCCGGTCAAGCTCCGCGAGGCCGTCACCAGCCCGGCCGGCACGACCATCAGCGCCATCCGCGAGCTGGAGAACCACGGGGTACGAGCGGCCCTCATCGCCGCCCTCGAAGCGGCCCGGGACCGCAGCCGCGAGCTGGCCTCCGGCAACGGCTGA
- a CDS encoding response regulator transcription factor — MTTVLIADDQPMQRFGFRMLLESQDDLTVVGEAANGHEALQLVARHQPDVVLMDIRMPLLDGIEATRRIIRAGSRTRVLIVTTFDLDRYAYDGLRAGASGFLIKDALPEELLSGVRAVAGGDAVVAPSLTRRLLDAYVQHLPAAPGEPATQDPRIAGLTGRELEILTVIGQGWSNAEISERLHLAESTVKTHVSRVLAKTGARDRVQAVILAYDTHLVTPG; from the coding sequence GTGACGACCGTGCTCATCGCGGACGACCAGCCGATGCAACGTTTCGGCTTCCGCATGCTGTTGGAGAGCCAGGACGACCTGACGGTCGTCGGTGAGGCCGCCAACGGCCACGAAGCGCTCCAGCTCGTCGCCCGGCACCAGCCGGACGTGGTGCTGATGGACATCCGGATGCCGCTCCTGGACGGCATCGAGGCGACCCGCCGCATCATCAGGGCGGGCTCCCGCACCCGGGTCCTGATCGTCACCACCTTCGACCTGGACCGGTACGCGTACGACGGGCTCCGCGCCGGCGCCAGCGGCTTCCTCATCAAGGACGCCCTGCCGGAGGAACTGCTTTCCGGGGTACGGGCCGTGGCCGGCGGAGACGCGGTGGTCGCCCCCAGCCTGACTCGCCGTCTGCTGGACGCGTACGTACAGCACTTGCCGGCCGCGCCGGGCGAACCCGCCACCCAGGACCCTCGGATCGCGGGGCTCACGGGGCGGGAACTGGAAATCCTCACCGTCATCGGGCAGGGCTGGAGCAACGCCGAGATTTCGGAGCGCCTGCACCTCGCGGAGTCGACGGTGAAGACCCATGTCTCCCGCGTTCTCGCGAAGACGGGGGCCAGGGACCGCGTCCAGGCGGTGATCCTGGCGTACGACACCCATCTGGTGACACCGGGCTGA
- a CDS encoding sensor histidine kinase, which produces MNRTQRERRRVRVTDNATDRRPPPTSGPTPLTRHLQRLLQRVRAFDRRHPAVWNSTLTAFWVLFAVLDVSTRGWRTVAIDAQVPTPLVLTMSVAFSAPLLWRRSHPLTVLAFMAPFSLANAWTGAVIQASLLQEIAVFNIAVRLPMRTLARSGALIAAPLVIASARFPDEWSQLLLPHVWMFAIAALAGIVVRTRKEYTEALVDRADRLERERDQQARLAAAEERTRIAREMHDIIGHNLSVITGLADGGSYAAARNPERAAQALQAIGTTSRQALAELRRLLGVLRDDPEDADRTPQPTLDDIDALLDGVRRAGLPVRLCVRGTPPPHPPSPGRQLTVYRVVQEALTNTLKHAGPAPELAAEVTLDHRPGALEALITDNGSPRPAPEASATGTGQGITEMRARASLYDGTLEAGPSSAGPGWQVRLRLPLEDSPS; this is translated from the coding sequence ATGAACCGTACGCAGCGGGAACGCCGGAGGGTACGAGTGACGGACAACGCCACGGACCGGCGGCCGCCGCCCACCTCCGGCCCCACCCCGCTGACCCGGCACCTGCAACGCCTGCTCCAGCGCGTCCGCGCCTTCGACCGCCGCCACCCCGCCGTCTGGAACAGCACGCTCACAGCGTTCTGGGTGCTCTTCGCCGTACTCGACGTCTCCACCCGCGGCTGGAGAACGGTCGCCATCGACGCGCAGGTGCCGACGCCGCTGGTGCTCACGATGAGCGTCGCGTTCTCCGCACCACTGCTGTGGCGCCGCTCCCACCCGCTGACCGTGCTCGCCTTCATGGCACCGTTCTCCCTGGCCAACGCCTGGACGGGCGCGGTCATCCAGGCATCGCTGCTCCAGGAGATCGCGGTCTTCAACATCGCGGTACGGCTGCCGATGCGCACCCTCGCCCGATCCGGCGCCCTGATCGCCGCCCCGCTGGTCATCGCCTCGGCCCGCTTCCCGGACGAGTGGTCCCAGCTGCTGCTTCCGCACGTCTGGATGTTCGCCATCGCCGCCCTTGCCGGCATCGTGGTGCGCACGCGCAAGGAGTACACGGAGGCCCTGGTCGACCGGGCCGACCGGCTGGAACGCGAACGCGACCAGCAGGCCCGCCTCGCCGCCGCCGAGGAACGGACCCGCATCGCCCGCGAGATGCACGACATCATCGGCCACAACCTCTCCGTCATCACGGGCCTGGCCGACGGCGGCTCGTACGCCGCGGCCCGCAACCCGGAACGCGCGGCCCAGGCGCTCCAGGCCATCGGCACCACCAGCCGCCAGGCCCTCGCCGAGCTGCGCCGGCTGCTCGGTGTGCTGCGGGACGACCCGGAGGACGCCGACCGCACCCCGCAGCCCACCCTCGACGACATCGACGCGCTGCTGGACGGCGTACGCCGGGCGGGTCTGCCCGTACGGCTGTGTGTACGGGGGACACCGCCGCCCCATCCGCCCAGTCCGGGGCGGCAGCTGACGGTGTACCGGGTGGTGCAGGAAGCCCTGACGAACACCCTGAAACACGCGGGCCCGGCTCCGGAACTCGCGGCCGAAGTCACCCTGGACCACCGGCCTGGCGCCCTCGAAGCCCTCATCACGGACAATGGCAGCCCGCGCCCGGCCCCGGAGGCATCCGCCACCGGCACCGGGCAGGGCATCACGGAGATGCGCGCCCGCGCCTCCCTGTACGACGGCACACTCGAAGCCGGACCGTCGTCGGCCGGACCCGGCTGGCAGGTACGGCTGCGGCTCCCCCTGGAGGACTCCCCCTCGTGA
- a CDS encoding ABC transporter permease translates to MNTSALPHPYRVTPLRVLHSEWHKLHTLRSSWITLGLAVAFVLGVGIAMGSTYSSDGGDSDVDTVILVLYGSLLASLCTVVLGILVTAGEYSTGLIRASLTAVPRRLPVLWAKAAVFTATVFTLMLATGLLTFVTAQYFLQDTDQAASLTDPGVLRAIAGNAAGVTLLGLIALGLGALLRSVPGAIGAFVGGVMILPEVITMLPYDIVETAVRYFPTQAAGVLGSSTPLPDAAAPGPALLALLLWASATLVAAAVLLRRRDA, encoded by the coding sequence ATGAACACCAGCGCCCTTCCCCACCCCTACCGGGTCACACCTCTGCGGGTGCTCCACTCCGAATGGCACAAGCTGCACACCCTGCGCTCCAGCTGGATCACCCTGGGACTGGCCGTCGCCTTCGTCCTCGGCGTCGGCATCGCCATGGGCTCGACCTACTCCTCCGACGGCGGCGACTCGGACGTCGACACCGTCATCCTCGTCCTCTACGGCTCACTCCTCGCCTCCCTCTGCACGGTGGTCCTGGGCATCCTCGTCACCGCGGGCGAGTACTCCACCGGCCTGATCCGCGCCTCGCTCACCGCGGTCCCTCGCAGGCTCCCCGTCCTGTGGGCGAAGGCGGCCGTCTTCACGGCCACGGTCTTCACCCTCATGCTCGCGACCGGGCTCCTCACCTTCGTCACCGCCCAGTACTTCCTCCAGGACACGGACCAGGCCGCTTCCCTCACCGATCCGGGTGTACTGCGCGCCATCGCGGGGAACGCCGCCGGAGTCACCCTCCTCGGCCTCATCGCCCTGGGCCTCGGCGCCCTCCTGCGCTCCGTCCCCGGAGCCATCGGCGCCTTCGTCGGCGGTGTGATGATCCTCCCCGAGGTCATCACCATGCTCCCGTACGACATCGTGGAGACCGCCGTCCGCTACTTCCCCACCCAGGCCGCGGGCGTCCTCGGCTCCTCGACCCCGCTGCCGGACGCCGCCGCACCCGGCCCCGCCCTGCTCGCCCTGCTCCTGTGGGCCTCGGCCACACTGGTCGCGGCGGCCGTACTCCTGCGCCGCCGGGACGCATGA
- a CDS encoding ATP-binding cassette domain-containing protein, protein MIRAHALTKRYGDTTVVQDLDFTVRPGTVTGFLGPNGAGKSTTMRMLLGLDAPTRGRSTIGGRDYTTHSAPLTEVGALLEARSVHPGRTAFHHLMALAHTHGIPRGRVDHVIGLAGLTAVAGKRVKGFSLGMGQRLGIAAALLGDPATVILDEPVNGLDPEGVLWMRTLLRDLAAQGRTVLISSHLMSEMALTADHLVIIGRGRLLADTTVTDFTATAGGGSVTVVTPEPAALRDLLRGPGIDITTAPGSDRLDVRGTDAEHIGRTAAAHAIPLYELTPRTASLEQAFMDLTQESVDYRTTAPASTTPSAPTGAPA, encoded by the coding sequence ATGATCAGGGCACACGCACTCACCAAGCGGTACGGAGACACCACCGTCGTCCAGGATCTCGACTTCACCGTCCGCCCCGGCACCGTGACCGGCTTCCTCGGCCCCAACGGCGCCGGGAAGTCCACCACCATGCGGATGCTGCTCGGCCTGGACGCCCCCACCCGAGGCCGCTCCACGATCGGCGGCCGCGACTACACCACCCACAGCGCACCCCTCACCGAGGTCGGTGCCCTGCTGGAGGCCCGCTCCGTCCACCCCGGCCGGACCGCCTTCCACCATCTGATGGCCCTCGCCCACACCCACGGCATCCCGCGCGGCCGCGTCGACCACGTCATCGGCCTCGCCGGACTGACCGCCGTCGCCGGAAAGCGCGTCAAGGGGTTCTCGCTCGGCATGGGCCAGCGCCTGGGCATCGCCGCCGCCCTGCTCGGCGACCCGGCCACCGTCATCCTCGACGAACCGGTCAACGGCCTGGACCCGGAAGGCGTCCTCTGGATGCGCACCCTCCTGCGCGACCTGGCCGCCCAGGGCCGCACGGTCCTGATCTCCTCGCACCTGATGAGCGAAATGGCCCTCACCGCCGACCACCTCGTCATCATCGGACGCGGCCGCCTCCTCGCCGACACCACGGTCACCGACTTCACCGCCACCGCCGGCGGCGGCTCCGTGACCGTCGTGACCCCCGAACCCGCCGCCCTGCGCGACCTGCTGCGCGGACCCGGCATCGACATCACCACCGCGCCCGGCTCCGACCGGCTGGACGTACGCGGCACGGACGCCGAACACATCGGCCGCACCGCCGCCGCCCACGCCATCCCCCTCTACGAACTCACCCCGCGCACCGCATCCCTCGAACAGGCGTTCATGGATCTCACCCAGGAGTCCGTCGACTACCGGACCACCGCCCCCGCATCCACCACACCGAGCGCACCGACCGGAGCCCCCGCATGA